In Anopheles arabiensis isolate DONGOLA chromosome 2, AaraD3, whole genome shotgun sequence, the genomic window cgacacagcAGTTTGACAGGTGTCGTGCTTGTCGCAAGTTGTGGGTTCACGGAGCATGTAGACGGATGTTGCACTTTTCCATTAGTTAATATTTTCATTCTGTGTTGAAGTAATCCAACGATAGCCTAATCCCGTTTTACAGCTTGCCAGGCGAACTACAGTGCATGGTAAGATGATATCAAACCATCGTGCCAATGCTGTTTTCATTCCCTGTCTGCTTCTTTTCAGCGTATTCAACAGTGAACACATTCTGCGTTGCCCAACCCAATACCACATCATATTATTAGCTTAATTCATAATTTCTACGCGTCACACTGGTGGTGAAATGTTTCTCGTTGCCTTAACCGGCGGTATCGCCTCTGGAAAGAGCACCGTGACAAAGATCTTCCGCGACAACGGAGTTCCGGTAATCGATGCCGATGCCATCGCCCGCCAAGGTAGGTGTAGCACGTTTACGAAACGATATATAATCGGGGGCCGTTGACACCATCGCGCTTGCCGTGGGATCGTGCACGACCGCTGCGTGGGTCGGGTGGGGTGGTTGACGAGCGTTTGTCGTTTAGCATAGCAGTTGCATAAGCAAATAATCATTCCATGGCACAGTTGTACGCCCATCCGCGATCGGAATTCCGTCCTATTTAGATACATACATACTGACACATATTACCCGTTGCTATGTTTTAGTGGTTGAACCGGGCCGACCAGCATGGCATAAAATCAAGGCCGCCTTTGGTGAGGAAGTCTTCCATGCCGAGAGCGGAGAGCTGAACCGAGAAGCGCTCGGGCGCATCATATTCGATGATGTAGAGAAGCGTCGAGTGCTGAATGAAATCACACATCCCGAAATTCACCGCACCATCTACTGGGAGGTGATCAAGTGTTTCTTTATGGGGCACAATTTTGTGGTGCTCGAtctaccgctgctgtttgAAATACGAGTCATGTTGAACTACATCCATAAAATCATTACCGTCACATGGTGAGCGCACTCGGTGGAACTTTTTTCCTTCTAAGCACTATTAAGAATAACGTTCTTTTTCTGTGTGGTTTACAGCGAGGAAGATATTCAAGTCACCCGTTTGATGGATCGGAGTCAATACACCGAGGCAGAGGCGAAAAAGCGCATCAAAGCACAGATGCCACTGGAGCTAAAATGCGAACAATCACATTTTGTGATTGAAAATTCAGGTCAGGACAACGCATACCGAAACAGTGTGCCACAGTGGGAGAGCTtcagtgttgtgttttttgttttcggcttcttttctttcacaGGTACACTAAGAGACACTGAAGAGCAAACGCTAAAAATCCTCGCCATCCTGCAGGATAGTAATCAGCATTGGAAAATACGAGGCGTCATCTTTGCTACGGCGGCGTTGCTCGTTTCCAGCATCGCGTGGCTTTTAAACTACAAGTACAAGTGGTTCAACTCGAACTGATTGAGCCACGTGCGAGCTACGCTGTGATTCGCCTACGATTGATTCTATTTCGTATCCAAAACTGCTCGCTGCTCCTCTTCTTCCCTGGTGGCATTATTCGTTTTGCATTAAGTGCGTGTTTCCTATTCCCTCGTTTTTCCgaattttgttattgttttgtcgTCGCGTCTATTGATGTAGATTTTAGGTCGAAGCTACATCACCGTGCAATACGTGTCCTTGCGTGTAAATAAGTAGCACTTCAAGATGTACAGAAAAGTCAATAGTGTAGGTAATCGCGCgttattaatttgttttttttgcttcagtAAACAAAGACAGAGGGCATTTAATAATCGGATAGTAATGTGCTGAAGATGCAATCTAATGTGTTCGTGTGCACGGGTACTTGGTGTGGTGTCTGCATGTGCAATGCAAGCTAAATGAGCTATACACTTTTCCTTTTTACATCGTCCTGACGGAGATTATAGAAATatagaaaagcgaaaaaaacgtaaataaataagGGGTTTTTTACTGCACAGTTGAAATAAATTACTGAAAGAACAATATAGTCTTCGGTTTAATGTATAAACGAAACTCGCTGCAAAATGCTAACTAACAACATGAAAAGGAAAGCTTTTATCGAAATATTATTCTATCTGTGATTATCGATCGGCGGTTTTGTCcaatttgaaataattattggatttttttccaatttggaATAGATTACTGAAAGAACAATATGATTTTCGGTTGAATTAATAAACGAAACTCGCTGCAAAATGCTAACTAACAACATGAAAAGGAAAGCTTTTATCGAAATATTATTCTATCTGTGATTGTCGGTCGGCGGTTATGTCCAATTTCGTGCCGACGCGAGCGCACTGTGCTTTCACTCTGTATAGCtctcttgctttctttttctgtttctttacCCGCGTAGAACAACAATCGATCCCGGAGAAACGTCATGGAAAGGGGGTGAAATTTCTAGAAAAAGAGAAGATTCCCCTTTCCGCGTGCACTCGTGCACTACCTACTACCTACTACCACGCGGGAACACACCGTACTGGCTGCAAAAGTCTAGCCGATAAAGCGACCTGAAACCGGTCTGCGGGATTTCCATGTCCCGTCTCTTGCTTCCTCCACGGCCATTCTCGTACGCATCCATTTCTCTTCATCatttaatcataataatatCATCTGTTTAGTGTTTATTTACTTCGCGATCACTTTACCACTACACTTACGCTGCGATCTCTGACTTTGCGCATACAAACGATCGCACCGCGGCTGCTTCGATGCGTgcgacgttttttttttgtttccgtaCTCGGCGTAAAATTGagttggtgtgtatgtgtgtgtacagagGAACGACGGAACAGTTATGATGTAGTGGTGGTGTGGCTTG contains:
- the LOC120896000 gene encoding dephospho-CoA kinase domain-containing protein encodes the protein MFLVALTGGIASGKSTVTKIFRDNGVPVIDADAIARQVVEPGRPAWHKIKAAFGEEVFHAESGELNREALGRIIFDDVEKRRVLNEITHPEIHRTIYWEVIKCFFMGHNFVVLDLPLLFEIRVMLNYIHKIITVTCEEDIQVTRLMDRSQYTEAEAKKRIKAQMPLELKCEQSHFVIENSGTLRDTEEQTLKILAILQDSNQHWKIRGVIFATAALLVSSIAWLLNYKYKWFNSN